AATCGGTGCTAACCCCATTGACGGTTCATCCAACAATAATAGTTTTGGACGACTCATTAACGCACGCCCCATTGCTAACATTTGTTGCTCCCCACCAGAGAGTGTTTGCGCATCTTGGTCTTTACGTTCTTTCAAGATTGGGAAACGCTCGAAGACGTCTTCCATATCTTTTTGAATCGCTTCTTTATCCTTGCGTAGAAATGCCCCTAGTTCAAGGTTTTCTTTTACCGTTAATCCTGGGAATACGTGACGTCCTTCTGGCACTTGCACGAGTCCTTTCTCAACGATTTTCTTCGCAGATGTTGAAGCGATGTTCTCACCTAAGTATACGATTTCGCCTTCTGAAGGATGAATGAGTCCCGATAAAGTCTTCAAGATAGTTGATTTTCCAGCACCGTTTGCCCCGATTAGAGACACGATTTCGCCTTCATTCACCTTAAAATCAACATTACGTACGGCTTGAATCATTCCGTAATGAACTGATAAATTTTTAACTTCTAACATCTACTCACCTCCTAAGTACGCTTTAATCACTGCAGGATTTTGTTTAATTTCTTCTGGAGTTCCTTCTGCAAGAAGTCTTCCATATTCCAACACGTAAATGCGTTGGCAAATTTTCATCACAAGTGACATATCGTGTTCGATTAACACCACTGTCAAATCAAATTCTTTTTGAATTTTCGCAATTAGTTCTGTTAATTGAGCCGTCTCTTGAGGGTTCATCCCCGCTGCTGGCTCATCCAAGAATAAGATTTTTGGTTTTGTCGCTAACGCACGAACGATCTCAAGCTCACGTTGTTGTCCGTAAGCTAAGTTTTTCGCCTTTTCCTCTTTAAGTGTATCCAACTCAAAAATCTTTAGCAACTCAATCGCTTCTTCGCGCATTTTTGCTTCTGTATCATAGTATTTTTTCGTACGGAATAAGGTTGAGAATAATGAGTCACTTGAGTGCGAGTGCATCGCAATCATTACATTCTCTAGTACCGTTATATCTTTAAAGAGACGAATATTTTGGAAAGTACGTGCCATTCCAAGAGTGGTGCGTTTATATGGAGGAAGCCCGTTTAAGTTTTTCAACTGTCCGTCTACTTCTAAACTCACTGTTCCTTCTGTTGGCTCATACACCCCTGTTAACAAGTTGAAGAAAGTCGTTTTCCCAGCACCATTTGGCCCGATGAGTCCGATAAGTTCTCCCTTGTTTACTTTCATAGAAACATTAGATACCGCGGAAAGTCCACCAAAGTTTTTAGTTAGTCCATTTACTTCTAATAACATTACTTCCCACTCTCCTTTGCCTCTTTTTTCTTAGAAAACTTCAAGTTCCCTAGTTTGAATTCCCATGTTCCAAGTAATCCACCCGGACGGAAGATCATAATTAAAATTAACGCTACTGCATAGATGATCATCCGTAATTGTCCAAATGGTTGTAGGACAAGGTTGATAATGCCAAGCAATACTGCTGCTACAAATGAACCAGTGAAACTTCCAATTCCTCCGAATACGACAATAATTAATACATCGATGGATTTCATGAACGTGAAGTCACCAGGTGTTACTGCTCCTAGCGTTGTCGCAGAAAGAGTTCCACCGATACTTGCAGTGGCTGCTCCTAATACGAAAGCTAAGATTTTATACTTCGTCACTTGAACCCCCATGGACTCAGCTGCGATTTCGTCTTGTAACACCCCATAAGTTGCACGGCCGGCACTACTGAAAGTGTAATTTAAGATTAAAATCGTTGTTACCACTAAGAAAATATAAGTAATCGTCCATGTATTGGTTAAAGGAATCCCACTGATTCCGGCAGCCCCATTTGTGATTTTCATATTGGTCACGGCTACACGAATAATTTCAGCAACCCCTAGAGTCGCAATCGCAAGGTAGTCTCCCTTTAAACGAAGCGTTGGTAATCCAACAAGAAATGCCACGATAACTGAAATAACAACCCCAACTGCCATTCCAGCAAATAGTCCAGGAAGCCCATTGATCATTTTTCCAAGAATAGCTCCACTATAAGAACCAATGGCGATAAATCCTGCATGTCCAAGTGAGAACTGTCCGGCAACCCCAAGGATGAGGTTCAATCCAACAGCATAGATGATATTAATCATGATATTAATGAAGGTACTTTCGTAGTAGAAGTTGATTACTCCTGTTTGTACAAGTACGAAAAGAAGTGCGTACATTCCTAATGCGAACAATGTCCAACGAATATTCTTTTTATGAAATCTTTGCATCTTCTTCACCTACACTTTCTCTCTGACATTTTTACCAAACAATCCAGCTGGTAATACGATTAAAATAATAAATAATAGAAGATAAACCACTCCGTCACGATATGGGGAATATCCGAAGAAGCTTACCATTGTTTCTAATAGACCGATGAGATAGCCACCGACCATCGCTCCAGGGATACTTCCGATACCCCCAAGTACAGCTGCTACGAAGGCTTTCAATCCAACTGTAATTCCCATTGTTGTAGAAATCGTATTGTAGTAAATCCCAACAAGGACACCTGCAATCCCCGCAAGTGCTGAACCAAGCGCGAACGTAAATGAAATCACTCCATCTACGTCAATCCCCATTAATTGAGCGGCTTGTTCATCAACAGCAACGGCACGCATGGCTTTCCCCATTTTTGTATAACGAACGATAAATTGTAATAAAGCCATTAATAAAATTGTAATCCCAAAAATCAGGATTTGTTTTCCATTCACAGAAATATCTCCGAATAAGGTGAATGTTTCTGTTCCAAAGTCTGAAGGGAATGGACGTGATTCCGCCCCAAAGAAATAACTCATCACATTTTCTAACAAATAAGAAACCCCGATGGCTGTAATTAATGCAGCCACACGAGTTGATTTACGAAGCGGCTTATACGCGACACGTTCAATCACCACTCCTAAAACGGCACATGCTACCATGGCTAATAATAAGGCTAGGAAAATATTCAATTTCAAAACCATTACCGCAAAGTAACCAATGAATGCCCCCATCATGTACACATCACCATGTGCGAAGTTAATCAGTTTAATCGTCCCATAAACCATGGTATACCCGAGCGCAATTAAGGCATAAATACTTCCGACTGCGAGCCCGTTTACCAATTGTTGAATTAACAACTCCATATATTTTCTCCTTTCATTTCTATCCTCTATTTAGTGGAAAAGAGAGGCGGAAGAAACTCTCCGTGCCTCTCTTCAATATATTAATATCCTTATCATTACTCAGCAGAGTACTCTTGAGCACTTACTTCTTGTCCATTTTGGAACTCGATTACAACCGCTGATTTCACTGGTGTGTGGTCAGCACCCATTGAGAATGTACCTGTTACACCATCAAATTCTTTTGTTTCTGCTAAAGCTTTTGTGATTGCTTGTGGATCTGTTGAACCAGCAGTCTCAATAGCTTTCATTAATAATTGAGTTGCGTCATAACTTAAAGCTGCGAAAGTATCTGGGTTTGTACCAAATTTTTCTTTATATGCTTTTACAAACTCTTGAACATCACTATCTTTACTCAATGTTGAGAAGTGAGATGTGTAGTAAACGTTTGAAAGGTTTGAACTGTTTCCAGCTAATGCTGCTAACTTGTCACTTGCAAGACCGTCTCCACCAACGATTGGTTGAGTGATTCCCATTTCACGAGCTTGTTTGATGATTAGACCAACTTCTTCATAGTAACCAGGTACGTATAATACATCGAAGTCTTTAGATTTCAATGTTGTTAATACCGCTTGGAAGTCTGTATCTTTTGTTTGATAGTATTCACGAGCTACAACTGACCCACCGATTTTGCTATCAGTATAAGTTTTTTCAAAGGCATCTGCTAAACCTTTAGAGTAGTCATTACCTGTATCTTGTAAGATGGCTACTTTAGCTTTTCCGAATTTCTTGTTAACGAAGTTTGCTCCTACAACCCCTTGGTAGCTGTCAGAGAAACATACACGGTAGATGTATTCATATACTGAAGATGCATCTCCAGCGTTTTTCAATGTTACACCGTCTCCTGTTGTTGCTGGGAATACTGTTGGGATTTTAGCTTGTTCATTTACAGGGATTGATACTGCTGCATCCCCTGTAGTTGCTGGTCCAACAACCCCGACTACTTTTTCAGAAGCTAATTTTTTCGCAACAGAAGCTACTTCTGTCTTATCTGATTTGTTGTCATATGAAACGTATTTTAATTCCTTATCAAGTAACTTCCCTTTTTGCTCAACCGCTAATTGTGCTGCATTGTTCATTGAAGTTCCGTAAGTTGCTACGTTCCCTGTTAATTCGAAGTTTCCTCCGATTTTGACTGTGTTGCTATCTGCTGCACTTCCACAACCTGCTAAAATGGCTGCAACCACAGCTCCTAATGTGAATTGTTTTAATTTCATAAGATCCCTCTTTTCATACTTTAAATTTCTAAGATGAGAGTAGTATATAATATTCTGACAATTCTCGCAACTATTTTCTATTCATTTATAAAAATTTTTTCATAAAAATGAAAAAAGTGCTTTTGTTTACAGAAAAAGAGACCGCCTTTACATAAGGCAGTCTCTCCTAACATCTCTTATCTTATCTTATCTTATTTTACTTCTGTATATCCAATTGCTTCTAATTTTTGAGCAGCAGTTGCAAAATCATCAAAATATTTATCCACTAGCTGAGCATCTTTCAATTCAATATTTCCTTCTGCATTCGTTACTAAGTTTGAAAGACCAATTGCAAGCGTACGTTTGCCAGCATATTTATACTCTACTCGAACAAGCATTACAAGATTTCCGTTTCCTTCGATTAAACCGTCGCCATATCCACTTTCACCTACACCGCTTGATAAACCACGATAATAAGTTTTATCAAAAGTAATGGTCGCATCTGTGTACTTTTTGTTGATTTCTTCTTTTAATTTTTTAACAACTTCATCTTTGTTTTTTGCATCCTCAAATTTGTCAGCAACTGTTTTTAAGCCTTTTACTGGAAGAGTGAAGCTTCCATCGCCTTCTAAAATATAACCATTTGATTCTAAAACTTTATCGAAGTTTCCGTCAATTTTAATTTTAGCATCTTTTCCATTTTCTAATTGACCATCATTTTCAACTACAAAACGAATGGAAGCTACACGAGGGTCGTTTATGCGAACTTTCGCTTTTCCTTTTTTGTTGAAACCTGTTGCTTCTAAAGACACTAATTTTGCTAATTCTTCAGAATTTAGTTTCTTAACAGCTGTTAATCCCGTTACTTTCACTTTTTTCTCTGAAGGAATTGTCACAAATTTTTCTAGATTCTTTGTATTCGCAAACGTTAAAGTAACTTCTTCATCATTTGATAAATTTTCAGTCTTGCTTGGAGATATTTTAACTTCAGCAATAGCCGCTTTTAATTCTGATTCTGTTTTGGCGTCTGCTTTAGGATTTTCTACTAAGAAAGCGGTGATTAACTCCTCTGTATTGAATTGATACGTAATACGTCCTTTTGTATCAACGCCACTAAAAGACGTTTTAAGGTAGTTTCCGGCATCTACTTTTTTAAATCCACAGGCAGCTAATACAACCGTTGCCATTAAGCATAAAAATGTTAATAACTTCTTTTTCATTTTAGTCCTCCTAAAGTATAAAAAAATCTTAAATATGTTTTATTATATTAAATCGCCTTAATAAGTGTCAATCTTATTAAGATTCCGGATTTCAACTTGATAGAAGCTTTTGTTCATGCTATGTTGATAGAAAGAAATTTATTGGAGGCACCATGAAAACCAAGATTCCAGTCTGGAAAACGATTCGCTTTACCTTCAGCAATTTAACCAAGCATAGTTGGATGTATTTACGCAATTCCTTATTCCTACAGCTATTTATCTCCGTCTTTGGATTTGGATTATTATCTCTAATTTTTAAAGGAATGCTCTTTTTTGCAGGTCAAGCCAATCTAACCTTTTCAAATTTTAAACATGTTTTATTAAACCCTTGGATGATCCCTTTCATCCTTATGTACTTACTCGCGTTTGCTTTTATTTTATTTTTAGAGTTCTCGATTCTAATTTTTATGATCTATGGAACGATTCGAAAAACACATTTTTCATGGCGAACCAGTGTTAAAAATGCCTTTATTGAATTAAAGCAACTGCTAAACGGACATTTTATTGCATTTTTACTCTATTTTATAACGCTTCTTCCGATTATCAATTTAGGAGATTTAACCTTTATTTCCAAAAACATTTATATTCCTAGTTTCATAACGGGAGAAATCACCAAAACTGGGAGTGGCGTCATAATCTACACGATTTTAATTGTATTGCTCCTTTACTTTCACGCTAGAAGTTCCTTTGCAATTCCACTACAAATCCTGACAGATCAACCTTTTACTAAAAATATTCTACAAAGTTGGAAGATTACAAAAGGGAATACGTGGAGACTCCTCTTTATCGTTGGTGTCGTTGAGGCTGTTTTATTCATCTTTGTTGTGGCTATTTCCTTTTTAAGTGTTGCTTTGGTATCTCTTATCAACCCTGAAGGAGATAATGTTTTTCTACTCAGCAGTGTCCTCACGATTGCCAAACTTATTCAAGAGTTCATTATCATTTATACGAAAATGGCTACATTTATCGTCATGA
This Granulicatella adiacens ATCC 49175 DNA region includes the following protein-coding sequences:
- a CDS encoding branched-chain amino acid ABC transporter permease, producing the protein MELLIQQLVNGLAVGSIYALIALGYTMVYGTIKLINFAHGDVYMMGAFIGYFAVMVLKLNIFLALLLAMVACAVLGVVIERVAYKPLRKSTRVAALITAIGVSYLLENVMSYFFGAESRPFPSDFGTETFTLFGDISVNGKQILIFGITILLMALLQFIVRYTKMGKAMRAVAVDEQAAQLMGIDVDGVISFTFALGSALAGIAGVLVGIYYNTISTTMGITVGLKAFVAAVLGGIGSIPGAMVGGYLIGLLETMVSFFGYSPYRDGVVYLLLFIILIVLPAGLFGKNVREKV
- a CDS encoding ABC transporter ATP-binding protein; amino-acid sequence: MLEVKNLSVHYGMIQAVRNVDFKVNEGEIVSLIGANGAGKSTILKTLSGLIHPSEGEIVYLGENIASTSAKKIVEKGLVQVPEGRHVFPGLTVKENLELGAFLRKDKEAIQKDMEDVFERFPILKERKDQDAQTLSGGEQQMLAMGRALMSRPKLLLLDEPSMGLAPIFIREIFKIIQEIQKTGTTVLLIEQNAKMALSISNRAYVLETGSVVLSGTGQELLESDEIQKAYLGG
- a CDS encoding ABC transporter substrate-binding protein, giving the protein MKLKQFTLGAVVAAILAGCGSAADSNTVKIGGNFELTGNVATYGTSMNNAAQLAVEQKGKLLDKELKYVSYDNKSDKTEVASVAKKLASEKVVGVVGPATTGDAAVSIPVNEQAKIPTVFPATTGDGVTLKNAGDASSVYEYIYRVCFSDSYQGVVGANFVNKKFGKAKVAILQDTGNDYSKGLADAFEKTYTDSKIGGSVVAREYYQTKDTDFQAVLTTLKSKDFDVLYVPGYYEEVGLIIKQAREMGITQPIVGGDGLASDKLAALAGNSSNLSNVYYTSHFSTLSKDSDVQEFVKAYKEKFGTNPDTFAALSYDATQLLMKAIETAGSTDPQAITKALAETKEFDGVTGTFSMGADHTPVKSAVVIEFQNGQEVSAQEYSAE
- a CDS encoding ABC transporter ATP-binding protein translates to MLLEVNGLTKNFGGLSAVSNVSMKVNKGELIGLIGPNGAGKTTFFNLLTGVYEPTEGTVSLEVDGQLKNLNGLPPYKRTTLGMARTFQNIRLFKDITVLENVMIAMHSHSSDSLFSTLFRTKKYYDTEAKMREEAIELLKIFELDTLKEEKAKNLAYGQQRELEIVRALATKPKILFLDEPAAGMNPQETAQLTELIAKIQKEFDLTVVLIEHDMSLVMKICQRIYVLEYGRLLAEGTPEEIKQNPAVIKAYLGGE
- a CDS encoding branched-chain amino acid ABC transporter permease — protein: MQRFHKKNIRWTLFALGMYALLFVLVQTGVINFYYESTFINIMINIIYAVGLNLILGVAGQFSLGHAGFIAIGSYSGAILGKMINGLPGLFAGMAVGVVISVIVAFLVGLPTLRLKGDYLAIATLGVAEIIRVAVTNMKITNGAAGISGIPLTNTWTITYIFLVVTTILILNYTFSSAGRATYGVLQDEIAAESMGVQVTKYKILAFVLGAATASIGGTLSATTLGAVTPGDFTFMKSIDVLIIVVFGGIGSFTGSFVAAVLLGIINLVLQPFGQLRMIIYAVALILIMIFRPGGLLGTWEFKLGNLKFSKKKEAKESGK